In Shewanella glacialimarina, the genomic stretch TTCGGCAATCCGGGCACGCAAAATTTTGGCACTACGCCAACACTCAGCGCGACGGCAACATCTGGTTTAACGCCAACCTTTAGTTCCACCACAACGGGTGTTTGTACCATTACCAGTGGCGGCGCATTGACGTTTGTGACAGCGGGTACTTGTAGTATTGATGCCGACGAAGTGGGTAATAGCAGCTATCTGGCCGCCGCGACTGTTACGCGCTCATTTAACGTAAATGCGTTAGTGCCAGGCGCACCTACAGTGGTGAGTGCCACGGCGGGTGATACCCAAGCCTCTGTGAGTTTCACCGCACCAGTATTTACGGGGGGCGCAGCTATAACCTCATATACAGTGACCTCAAGCCCTGGCGGCATAACGGGCACAGGTGCAGATTCACCCATTACTGTGACTGGGCTAACCAATGGTGTTGCTTATACCTTTACCGTTGTGGCGACTAACTCTGCCGGTGCGGGTTCCGCTTCTGGGGCCTCTAGTGCCATTACACCTAAAGCGGCGCAGACTATTACTTTTAGTAACCCAGGCGCGCAAAACTTCGGTACTACGCCAACGTTAAGTGCGTCGTCAACGTCAAGCTTAACGCCAACCTTTACTTCATCCACAACGGGAGTGTGTACTGTTACCAGTGGCGGCGCCTTGAGCTTTATTACTACAGGCACTTGTACCATTAATGCTGACCAGACGGGTGACGTCAGCTATATAGCGGCAGCGCAGGTGAGCCAGAGTTTCAATGTTATTGCCGTTGTTGCAGGAGCACCCATTATAGGTACCGCGACAGCAGGGGATACTCAAGCTAGTGTGAGTTTTAGTGCACCTGCCAGTACTGGTGGTGCAGCAATTACAGCTTATACCGTCACCTCTAGTCCCGGAGCCTTAACGGGTACGGGTGCAGGTTCACCAATTACAGTGACGGGCTTAACCAATGGTGTTGCCTATACCTTTACCGTTACGGCGACTAACTCTGTGGGTGTTGGTGCTGCCTCTAGTGCCTCTGGTGCTATTACGCCTAAAGCGGCGCAAACCATTACTTTTAGTAATCCAGGCGCGCAAAACTTCGGCACCACACTAACGTTAAGTGCTACGGCAACGTCAAGCTTAGCGCCAACTTTTACTTCATCTACAACGGGAGTGTGTACTGTTACCAGTGGTGGTAACTTAAGTTTTATTAGTGCAGGCACGTGTACCATTAATGCAAATGAAGCGGGTAATGGTAGTTATTTAGCAGCAGCGCAGGTGAGCCAGAGTTTTTCTGTTAATGCTGCGGTTGCAGGTGCGCCAACAATAGGTACTGCCACTGCCGGTGATGCTCAAGCTAGCGTGAGTTTTACTGCGCCTACTAGTACAGGTGGTGCAGCCATTACCGGTTATATCGTGACGTCTAGCCCCGGTGGTTTAACTGCTAATGGAGCGGCTTCACCTTTAACCGTCACGGGTCTCACTAACGGCATAGCTTATACCTTTGCGGTACAGGCTATTAACAGTGTTGGGGCGGGTAATACTTCTGTTGCAAGTAACTCTGTTATTCCAAACGGCGCACCTGTCATTACCGGTACGCCAATATTGACTATTGATCAAGATACACAGTACTCATTTACACCAAATGCAGTGGATACCGCGACAGATACTTTAACGTTTAGTATTGTCAATAAGCCGTTATGGGCAACATTTAATACGAGTACGGGTACATTGTCAGGTACTCCATCAATTCAAGATGTTGGGGTTACCAATGGCATTGTGATCAGCGTGTCCGATGGTACTTTGTCTGCAAGTTTAACGGCATTTAATTTAACTGTTATTAATACTAACAAGGCACCAACTATTACTTCTACTCCTATCACTAGCATTGCAGAGGGTTCTGTCTACAGTTATACCTTTTCAGCTACGGATGTCGACCCTGGTGATACGCTCACGTTAAGTGCGCTCACATTACCGAGTTGGCTAAGCTTTAATGTTACTACTGGTGTACTAAATGGTACCGCGACTAATGAAGAGGTTGGTACACATTCAGTGACACTTCGCGTAGCTGATACTGCAGGGTTAACAGCTGATCAAAGCTTTAGTATTACAGTCACTAATGTCAACGATGCGCCAATTATTGGCTCAACACCTATCACCAGCATTGCAGAGGGATCAGTATACAGTTATACATTCTTAGCTACGGATGCAGATTCAGGTGACACGCTAACGTTAAGTGCGGTCGTGCTACCAAGTTGGCTACGCTTTAATGTTACTACGGGAGTATTAAGTGGCACCCCTACTAGTGCAGATGTTGACACGCATGAGGTTACGCTTCGTGCTACAGATGTCGCAGGGTTAACAGCTGATCAAAGCTTTAGTATTACAGTCACTAATGTCAACGATGCGCCTATAGTGAACAGTGCCAGTGTGACATTGAGTGAGGATAGTTCAGTAATGATTATTCTTACAGCGGAAGATCTAGATAATGATCAACTAACCTATGATGTAGTTAACATGCCTGTGTCAGGTACGTTAGAGCAACATGGTACGGCATGGCTTTATACCCCAGAAAAAGACTTTAATGGTACAGACAGCATTAGCTTTACCGCGAAAGATGCAGAATTAACTTCTGAAGCCGCGATTATCACCATCAATGTTACAGCTATAAATGATGAGCCATTAGCCGTGGATGATAGTTATAGTCAAAGCCTGTCGACGGATAATAGCTATACCTTAGCGGTGTTGGACAACGACAGTGACGTTGATGGTGATACCTTGACTATTGATGGCGCTGCTGCCGATGTCGGTAGCGTGCAAATTGTAGCGTCACAGCTTAAATACCTAGCGCCTACCGATTTTGTTGGCCCGGTGACATTGCGTTATAGCATTTCCGACGGCAATAAAGGTCGCAGTAATGCCAAAGTACAATTGCTTGTGACCGGTGAAAATTCTGCTGATTTACCTGTTATTACCGTCCCTGCCGACATTACCGCTAACGCAACAGGTTTGTTTACTAAGCTTAAGCTAGGTGTTGCAACGGCGGTTGATAAGGCGGGAAATAAGCTTGCTGTGTCGCTTGTTAATACCCAACAACTGTTTGCTCCTGGTGAGCACTTAGCCTACTGGAAAGCCACTGACAGCCAAGGTCGCAGTGCGATTAAACCGCAAAAAGTGACGGTTAAGCCGTTGATTTCGATTAGTCGCAATCAAGCGGTTGCCGAAGGCAGTGAAGCTCATTTCAGTGTTATCTTAAATGGTCCATCGCCGCAGTATCCTGTCAGCATTCCTTATACCGTGTCTGGCAGTAGTGATGGCAATGATCATGATTTAGTCGATGGTGTGTTTGAGATAACCTCTGGTTTAAGCGCAAGCTTTAGCGTCAATGTGTTCGATGATGGGATAACGGAAGCGGATGAAGAGCTGCTAATCAGCTTAGATCCAAGCCTGAACCTCAGCAGTCAGCGTGAAACTCGCTTATTGATTACTGAAGCTAACATTGCGCCGACAGCGAGTATCGAGGTTACCCAGTCAAATGAGCCACGGACTCAAGTGAGTAAGCAAGACGGAAAGGTGTACATTCAGGCGAAAAGCCAAGATGTGAATTTGCAAAATAGCCTTACAGAGGTCTGGTCAACAGGTGTGTTGGTGTTAGAAAGTGATGCCGATGGCAGTTACTTTGACCCAAGTACGCTTGATGCGGGTATTTATCCTATTAGCTTGGTAGTGACCGATGATGGTACGCCGCAATTATCGACTGAGGTGCAATTAACCTTATTGGTGAAAGACAGCTTACCCGTACTAACAGGAAGTGACAGCGATGGTGATTTAATCCCAGATAATCAAGAAGGCTTTGCTGATACCGATGGTGATGGTATTGCTGATTACCTGGATGGGATTAATGAGTGTAACGTGCTGCAAGAAAAGGTTAGTTCGCAACAGACCTTCCTTGCAGAAAGTGAGCCGGGTGTGTGTTTGCACTTAGGTAATGCGGCGCTAAGTAATGGTGCTCAAGGTCTTCAGATACCAGACGATAACTTAATCCCTGATCCAATAGCATTTATTCCAGCAGGTGGCTTGTTTGATTTTGTAATCGACGATCTCCCAACACCAGGCATGACTGTTAGTATCGTTATTCCGCAAATACAACCCATACCGGCAAGCGGTGTGTATCGTAAGTTTATGCGCGGTAGATGGGTGAGCTTTGTGGAGAATGCCAACAATTCAATCCACTCTAGTCAGGGCTCTGCCGGTTATTGTCCGCCACCAGGCGCTGCAGAATGGCAGCCCGGCTTAATTGAAGGCTACCATTGTGTGCAGTTAACCATAGAAGATGGCGGCCCTAACGATGATGATGGTCTTGTCAATAGCGCGGTTTCAGACCCGGGCGGGGTTGCTGTGATGCTTAACAATAATCACTTACCAGTGGCAAATGCAGACAGTGCGTCTTTATCATTGAACCAAAGTATTGATATAGATGTGCTGGCAAATGATACCGATATCGATGGTGATACCTTGAGCGTGCAGAATGTGACCAGCGATTTTGGTGATGCGGTGATTTTAGCCAACCAGCAAATCAGTTACACTCCTGATGTTGACTTCATTGGCATAGACGTACTGTCCTACAGTATTTCAGATGGACAAGGTGGCACATCAACTAGTCAACTTACGGTAACCGTGAGGGCTAATAGTGCACCCACCACAATCGATGACACAGCTAATACGGATGATAGAACCAGCTTGCTGTTAAATGTATTAAGTAACGACAGTGATATCGATGGTGACAGCTTAACGTTAGTCAGTGGTACAGCATTACAAGGGGCTGTATCGATAGAATCTAACCAGCTTCGTTATACACCTAAACAGGGGTTTGAAGGGGTGGATACACTGAGCTATTTGATAAGTGATGGTGCTGGCGGCGAAGCCTCAGGGCAGGTGTTAGTGACCATTAAAGCTTATCAAGAAGTTGTTATCGATAATCAATCCGGTGGTGGTAGCTTATCCTTGTACGGATTGGTGCTACTTGCTTTTGGTGGTTTAGTGCGTCGAGGTAAATGGCTGGCGGTAGCAATCAGCAGCGTGTTATTGACTGGTGTGACAGCGCAAGCTAATGCAGCAGAAGCCAACAGCTGGTATCTAGATGGGTTTGTTGGACAAGCGTATGCTGATAGCAAGATACAAAATTGGCAATATCCAAACGATACTGAAGTCACTGATGTTGATGATAGCGATACTGCATTGGGTTTGAGTGCGGGTTATCAATGGAACAATTTTCTTGCTGTTGAGTTAGGTTATTCTGACTTTGGTAGCGGCACTGCACAACTTAAAGGCAGCACCTTAAGCCCTGAGGCATATCAACAGGCATTGAAATCGGTTACGCCGATACTGGCTGATGGTATAACCCTAGGACTGCGTTTTACTTTAGTTGAGCATCAGGATTGGCGATTTGAGATACCGGTCGGTTTATTTAGATGGAATGCCGATATTGCCAGCCAGATGAATAATAACCGTATAATGACCGAGCTTAGTGGTACTGATTGGTATATTGGAATGCAATTTCATTACCAAATGACCGAATCCTGGTCTTTAGGGCTGGGGTACCAATATGTTGATATTGAGCCAAATGATATTTTAACTGGCCAGCTCAGTTTACGTTATCATTTTTAAAGGGTTGTAGAAGTGAAAAAGGAGCTAATTAGCTCCTTTTTTATTGAGTAAAAATATCAATAATAGCGCTATGAATCATCTTTAATGACTAAGGCATAGAAACTTGTTTTAAGAAGACTGTAAATTCCGGTTGTAGATTACGCTTAGGGTAGTAATATTGTCGCTTGTCTTATTTCATTCGTCACATGAGGTTGCAATGACAGAGCGGCATAGTAAGCCGGAAATCTTGCACACAGAAATTGTCGCTAAAAGTCGGCTATTTCAAATTGAGCAAGTTCATCTTAAGTTTTCAAATGGTGTTGAGCGCCAGTATGAGCGAATGAAGGGCGGAAGCCGTGGCGCTGTAATGGTTGTGCCTATTTATCAAGGTCAGTTGTTACTGGCAAAAGAGTATGCCGCCGGAACGGATAATTACGAATTA encodes the following:
- a CDS encoding Ig-like domain-containing protein, which translates into the protein MLKNMLANTINTLGTRTKKYCVTWLRLCVSVLFLTMMQPAYAATPADENYDDNALADVATSNLFTLDGVKYTLTGSGTYRNVIASSTVFSALGDNGADRYLFIDYDSAYGLTSVRIEAADGSAFRLSGFSFDAVADANITVTPNGGSALSYASNGLYITQQNVDTSSNTDFQNITSVTFAGANLSIFFDDLNFEPAVLPAPTITSATYNASTGALVVTGTNFTATAGATNDVVANTFTLTGEGFATYTLTNTADVEISSATSFTLTLSATDRASVNVLTNKNNATSTSGTSYNLAGAAGFIANAPATADLTANAITVSSVPLPTISTAAYNASTGVLTVSGTGFSSFAGATNDIVANKFTLHGEAGMSYTLTDTSNVEITSNTSFLLTFSATDKAAYNLIANKNGGLSTDISTYYLEAADDWAAGADPTLFVEDSSGNNITVTNVPLPTISSALYSASTGVLAVTGAGFTSSGPGGSDDIIANKFTLRGEAGATYTLTDTANVEVTSGTSFTFTLSATDKSGANALLNKNGTSSVDATTYNLAAAEDWAPGADATLTIADLVGNGITVSNVFAAPGAPTIGTATAGDTQVSVTFSAPGSDGGSAITGYTVTASPGGASASGAGSPLVVTGLTNGQAYTFTVTATNGIGTGSTSAASNSATPKAPQTITFGNPGTQNFGTTPTLSATATSGLTPTFSSTTTGVCTITSGGALTFVTAGTCSIDADEVGNSSYLAAATVTRSFNVNALVPGAPTVVSATAGDTQASVSFTAPVFTGGAAITSYTVTSSPGGITGTGADSPITVTGLTNGVAYTFTVVATNSAGAGSASGASSAITPKAAQTITFSNPGAQNFGTTPTLSASSTSSLTPTFTSSTTGVCTVTSGGALSFITTGTCTINADQTGDVSYIAAAQVSQSFNVIAVVAGAPIIGTATAGDTQASVSFSAPASTGGAAITAYTVTSSPGALTGTGAGSPITVTGLTNGVAYTFTVTATNSVGVGAASSASGAITPKAAQTITFSNPGAQNFGTTLTLSATATSSLAPTFTSSTTGVCTVTSGGNLSFISAGTCTINANEAGNGSYLAAAQVSQSFSVNAAVAGAPTIGTATAGDAQASVSFTAPTSTGGAAITGYIVTSSPGGLTANGAASPLTVTGLTNGIAYTFAVQAINSVGAGNTSVASNSVIPNGAPVITGTPILTIDQDTQYSFTPNAVDTATDTLTFSIVNKPLWATFNTSTGTLSGTPSIQDVGVTNGIVISVSDGTLSASLTAFNLTVINTNKAPTITSTPITSIAEGSVYSYTFSATDVDPGDTLTLSALTLPSWLSFNVTTGVLNGTATNEEVGTHSVTLRVADTAGLTADQSFSITVTNVNDAPIIGSTPITSIAEGSVYSYTFLATDADSGDTLTLSAVVLPSWLRFNVTTGVLSGTPTSADVDTHEVTLRATDVAGLTADQSFSITVTNVNDAPIVNSASVTLSEDSSVMIILTAEDLDNDQLTYDVVNMPVSGTLEQHGTAWLYTPEKDFNGTDSISFTAKDAELTSEAAIITINVTAINDEPLAVDDSYSQSLSTDNSYTLAVLDNDSDVDGDTLTIDGAAADVGSVQIVASQLKYLAPTDFVGPVTLRYSISDGNKGRSNAKVQLLVTGENSADLPVITVPADITANATGLFTKLKLGVATAVDKAGNKLAVSLVNTQQLFAPGEHLAYWKATDSQGRSAIKPQKVTVKPLISISRNQAVAEGSEAHFSVILNGPSPQYPVSIPYTVSGSSDGNDHDLVDGVFEITSGLSASFSVNVFDDGITEADEELLISLDPSLNLSSQRETRLLITEANIAPTASIEVTQSNEPRTQVSKQDGKVYIQAKSQDVNLQNSLTEVWSTGVLVLESDADGSYFDPSTLDAGIYPISLVVTDDGTPQLSTEVQLTLLVKDSLPVLTGSDSDGDLIPDNQEGFADTDGDGIADYLDGINECNVLQEKVSSQQTFLAESEPGVCLHLGNAALSNGAQGLQIPDDNLIPDPIAFIPAGGLFDFVIDDLPTPGMTVSIVIPQIQPIPASGVYRKFMRGRWVSFVENANNSIHSSQGSAGYCPPPGAAEWQPGLIEGYHCVQLTIEDGGPNDDDGLVNSAVSDPGGVAVMLNNNHLPVANADSASLSLNQSIDIDVLANDTDIDGDTLSVQNVTSDFGDAVILANQQISYTPDVDFIGIDVLSYSISDGQGGTSTSQLTVTVRANSAPTTIDDTANTDDRTSLLLNVLSNDSDIDGDSLTLVSGTALQGAVSIESNQLRYTPKQGFEGVDTLSYLISDGAGGEASGQVLVTIKAYQEVVIDNQSGGGSLSLYGLVLLAFGGLVRRGKWLAVAISSVLLTGVTAQANAAEANSWYLDGFVGQAYADSKIQNWQYPNDTEVTDVDDSDTALGLSAGYQWNNFLAVELGYSDFGSGTAQLKGSTLSPEAYQQALKSVTPILADGITLGLRFTLVEHQDWRFEIPVGLFRWNADIASQMNNNRIMTELSGTDWYIGMQFHYQMTESWSLGLGYQYVDIEPNDILTGQLSLRYHF